Proteins encoded in a region of the Streptomyces sp. PCS3-D2 genome:
- a CDS encoding vancomycin high temperature exclusion protein, which produces MAGCVLALLPSAWTHASAADRLRTTADAPAADVAVVFGAGLWRGRPTPYLADRLDAAAELYRTGKARVVLVTGDNSREEYDEPDAMRRYLTEHGVPDTRIVSDYAGFDTWDSCVRAKEIFGVERAVLVTQGFHIRRAVALCQAAGLDAYGVGVADVHDATWYYGQTRELFASGKAALDAVLKPSPRFLGPKEEGVSRALAAPAD; this is translated from the coding sequence ATGGCGGGCTGCGTGCTGGCGCTGCTCCCGTCGGCATGGACGCACGCATCGGCGGCCGACCGGCTGCGGACGACGGCCGACGCGCCCGCCGCCGACGTGGCGGTGGTGTTCGGAGCCGGCCTGTGGCGGGGGCGGCCCACCCCCTATCTCGCCGACCGGCTCGACGCGGCCGCCGAGCTGTACCGCACGGGCAAGGCCAGGGTGGTGCTGGTCACCGGGGACAACAGCCGCGAGGAGTACGACGAGCCCGACGCCATGCGCAGGTACCTGACCGAGCACGGGGTCCCGGACACCCGGATCGTCAGCGACTACGCCGGCTTCGACACCTGGGACTCCTGCGTGCGGGCCAAGGAGATCTTCGGGGTCGAGCGGGCCGTGCTGGTCACCCAGGGCTTCCACATACGCCGGGCCGTCGCGCTGTGTCAGGCGGCGGGTCTGGATGCGTACGGCGTCGGGGTGGCCGACGTGCACGACGCCACCTGGTACTACGGCCAGACGCGGGAGCTCTTCGCTTCGGGCAAGGCGGCGCTCGACGCGGTCCTCAAGCCCTCCCCGCGCTTCCTGGGCCCGAAGGAGGAGGGGGTGTCGCGCGCTCTGGCGGCTCCGGCGGACTGA
- a CDS encoding ABC transporter ATP-binding protein, giving the protein MSGPGGRMMMGPAQRSLDFKGSGKRLLGQLAQDRAKLWGMVLAVVGSVACAVVGPKILGEATDLVFAGIVGREMPAGLTKQQALDGMRAQGDGGMADMLSGTDFTPGRGIDFGAVGVVAIWALVVFTLAGLLMLVATRLSNHVMNGTLYRLREELQAKLSRLPLSYFDQQKRGEVLSRATNDIDNIGQTLQQTMGQLLNSLLTIVGVLAMMFWISPLLALVAVGTVPVSVYVAAKIGKKSQPQFVEQWKTTGALNAHIEEMYSGHNLVKVFGRQKESAAVFAEQNDALFRASFKAQLVSGIMQPVMFFISNINYVLIAVVGGLRVASGTLSIGDVQAFIQYSRQFSMPLTQVASMANLVQSGVASAERVYELLDAPEQERDADVPERPQELRGQVTFDKVAFRYEPDRPLIENLSLAVEPGHTVAIVGPTGAGKTTLVNLLMRFYEVTGGEIALDGVDIAKMTREELRAGIGMVLQDTWLFGGTIAENIAYGASRQVARAEIEEAARAAHADRFIRTLPDGYDTVLDDEGAGVSAGEKQLITIARAFLSDPVILVLDEATSSVDTRTEVLIQKAMARLAHGRTSFVIAHRLSTIRDADLILVMESGSIVEQGTHEELLASGGAYARLYAAQFAQAVAEVD; this is encoded by the coding sequence ATGAGCGGGCCCGGAGGACGGATGATGATGGGGCCGGCCCAGCGGTCCCTGGATTTCAAGGGATCGGGCAAACGGCTGCTGGGCCAGCTCGCACAGGACCGGGCGAAGCTGTGGGGCATGGTCCTGGCCGTTGTCGGCAGCGTCGCCTGCGCGGTCGTCGGACCGAAGATCCTCGGCGAGGCGACCGACCTGGTCTTCGCGGGGATCGTCGGCCGGGAGATGCCGGCCGGCCTGACCAAGCAGCAGGCGCTGGACGGGATGCGCGCCCAGGGCGACGGCGGCATGGCGGACATGCTCTCCGGCACCGACTTCACCCCGGGCCGGGGCATCGACTTCGGTGCCGTCGGGGTCGTGGCGATCTGGGCTCTGGTGGTCTTCACCCTGGCCGGGCTGCTGATGCTGGTGGCGACCCGGCTGTCGAACCACGTCATGAACGGCACCCTGTACCGGCTGCGCGAGGAGCTCCAGGCGAAGCTGTCGCGGCTGCCGCTGTCGTACTTCGACCAGCAGAAGCGCGGCGAGGTGCTGAGCCGGGCCACCAACGACATCGACAACATCGGCCAGACGCTGCAGCAGACGATGGGGCAGCTGCTGAACTCGCTGCTGACCATCGTCGGTGTGCTCGCGATGATGTTCTGGATCTCGCCGCTGCTGGCGCTGGTCGCCGTGGGAACCGTACCGGTCTCGGTGTACGTCGCCGCGAAGATCGGCAAGAAGTCGCAGCCGCAGTTCGTGGAACAGTGGAAGACGACCGGTGCGCTCAACGCCCACATCGAGGAGATGTACTCGGGGCACAACCTGGTCAAGGTCTTCGGTCGGCAGAAGGAGTCCGCGGCGGTCTTCGCCGAGCAGAACGACGCACTGTTCCGGGCCTCGTTCAAGGCTCAGCTGGTCAGCGGCATCATGCAGCCGGTGATGTTCTTCATCTCGAACATCAACTACGTGCTGATCGCGGTGGTCGGCGGGCTGCGGGTCGCCTCCGGCACCCTGTCGATCGGTGACGTGCAGGCCTTCATCCAGTACTCGCGGCAGTTCTCGATGCCGCTCACGCAGGTCGCGTCGATGGCGAACCTCGTGCAGTCCGGTGTCGCCTCGGCGGAGCGGGTCTACGAGCTGCTGGACGCCCCGGAGCAGGAGCGCGACGCCGACGTGCCGGAACGCCCGCAGGAGCTGCGCGGACAGGTCACCTTCGACAAGGTGGCCTTCCGCTACGAGCCGGACCGGCCGCTGATCGAGAACCTCTCGCTGGCGGTGGAGCCGGGTCACACGGTCGCGATCGTCGGCCCGACGGGGGCCGGGAAGACCACCCTGGTGAATCTGCTGATGCGGTTCTACGAGGTCACCGGCGGCGAGATCGCGCTGGACGGGGTGGACATCGCCAAGATGACCCGCGAGGAACTGCGCGCGGGCATCGGCATGGTGCTCCAGGACACCTGGCTGTTCGGCGGCACCATCGCGGAGAACATCGCGTACGGCGCTTCGCGCCAGGTCGCGCGCGCCGAGATCGAGGAGGCGGCGCGGGCGGCGCACGCGGACCGGTTCATCCGGACCCTGCCGGACGGCTACGACACGGTGCTGGACGACGAGGGTGCGGGGGTCAGCGCGGGCGAGAAGCAGCTGATCACCATCGCCCGGGCGTTCCTGTCGGACCCGGTGATCCTGGTCCTCGACGAGGCGACGAGCTCGGTGGACACCCGTACGGAAGTACTGATCCAGAAGGCGATGGCGCGGCTCGCGCACGGCCGTACGTCCTTCGTGATCGCGCACCGGCTCTCCACCATCCGCGACGCCGACCTGATCCTGGTGATGGAGAGCGGATCGATCGTCGAGCAGGGCACGCACGAGGAGCTGCTGGCGTCCGGCGGTGCCTACGCCCGCCTGTACGCGGCGCAGTTCGCCCAGGCGGTCGCCGAGGTCGACTGA
- a CDS encoding CbiX/SirB N-terminal domain-containing protein, producing MQQPSLVAVAHGSRDPRALHTTLALLDRVRELRPRLDVRLGHIELNAPLLDDTLRGTSGAAVLVPLLLGRGHHVKHDLPAAAARATHLHTRVAAPLGPHPLLVEALYERLVEAGWAPGTAVVLAAAGSRDPDSAADTRRTATLLAGRLGVPVVPAYASAAAPTTSEAVRALAARGHHRTAVASYFAAPGRFAAQTAAASPGPAAAPLGDHPALARLLLRRYDEALARPAALPRPDLVSA from the coding sequence ATGCAGCAGCCCTCCCTCGTCGCCGTGGCCCACGGCAGCCGCGACCCACGCGCCCTGCACACCACCCTCGCCCTCCTCGACCGGGTCCGCGAGCTCCGCCCGCGGCTCGACGTCAGGCTCGGCCACATCGAGCTGAACGCCCCGCTGCTCGACGACACCCTGCGCGGGACGTCCGGCGCTGCCGTGCTCGTCCCGCTGCTGCTCGGCCGGGGGCACCACGTCAAGCACGACCTCCCCGCGGCCGCCGCCCGGGCCACCCACCTGCACACCCGCGTCGCCGCCCCGCTGGGCCCGCACCCGCTGCTCGTCGAGGCCCTGTACGAACGACTCGTGGAGGCCGGCTGGGCCCCCGGCACCGCCGTGGTGCTCGCCGCCGCCGGTTCCCGCGATCCCGACTCGGCGGCCGACACCCGCCGCACCGCCACCCTGCTCGCCGGCCGCCTCGGCGTCCCGGTGGTGCCCGCCTACGCCTCGGCCGCCGCGCCCACCACCTCCGAGGCCGTCCGGGCACTCGCCGCCCGCGGCCACCACCGCACGGCCGTGGCCTCGTACTTCGCCGCTCCCGGCCGGTTCGCCGCCCAGACCGCCGCGGCCTCGCCCGGTCCCGCAGCGGCCCCGCTGGGCGACCATCCGGCCCTGGCCCGGCTGTTGCTGCGCCGCTACGACGAGGCCCTGGCCCGTCCCGCCGCGCTCCCCCGGCCGGATCTCGTCTCCGCGTGA
- a CDS encoding NAD(P)/FAD-dependent oxidoreductase codes for MVDAHRTFVIVGAGLAGAKAAETLRSEGFTGRVILIGDERDHPYERPPLSKGYLTGKEERESVFVHEPSWYAASDIELHLGQPAVHLDREAKKVVLGDGTVVHYDKLLLATGAEPRRLEIPGTGLAGVHHLRRLAHAERLRHVLAGLGRDNGHLLIAGAGWIGLEVAAAARGYGAEVTVVEPEATALHAVLGPEVGRLFGDLHAEHGVRFHFGARLTEIIGQDGMVLAARTDDGEEHPAHAVLAAIGAAPRTALAETSGLALVDREHGGGIAVDAALRTSDPDIHAVGDVAAAHHPVLGTRLRVEHWANALNGGPAAARAMLGHDVAYDRVPYFFSDQYDVGLEYSGYAPPGGYDQVLIRGDVGKREFIAFWLSEGRVLAGMNVNVWDVTEHIQALIRAKAPVDREALSDPSVPLESLVPAAGA; via the coding sequence GTGGTCGACGCACACAGGACGTTCGTCATCGTCGGCGCGGGGCTGGCCGGGGCCAAGGCGGCCGAGACGCTGAGGTCCGAGGGGTTCACGGGGCGGGTGATCCTGATCGGCGACGAGCGCGACCACCCGTACGAGCGCCCCCCGCTGTCCAAGGGCTACCTGACGGGCAAGGAGGAGCGGGAGAGCGTCTTCGTCCACGAGCCGTCCTGGTACGCGGCCTCCGACATCGAGCTGCACCTCGGCCAGCCCGCCGTGCACCTCGACCGGGAGGCCAAGAAGGTGGTCCTCGGGGACGGCACGGTCGTGCACTACGACAAGCTGCTGCTGGCCACCGGCGCCGAGCCGCGCCGGCTGGAGATCCCGGGAACCGGGCTGGCCGGCGTGCACCACCTGCGCCGGCTCGCGCACGCCGAGCGGCTGCGCCACGTCCTGGCGGGCCTCGGCCGGGACAACGGACACCTGCTGATCGCGGGCGCCGGGTGGATCGGCCTGGAGGTCGCCGCCGCGGCCCGCGGGTACGGCGCCGAGGTGACCGTCGTCGAACCGGAGGCCACCGCGCTGCACGCCGTACTCGGCCCCGAGGTCGGCCGGCTCTTCGGCGACCTGCACGCCGAGCACGGCGTGCGCTTCCACTTCGGTGCCCGGCTGACCGAGATCATCGGGCAGGACGGCATGGTGCTGGCCGCCCGGACCGACGACGGCGAGGAACATCCCGCGCACGCCGTGCTCGCCGCGATCGGGGCGGCGCCGCGGACGGCCCTCGCCGAGACCTCGGGGCTGGCCCTGGTCGACCGGGAGCACGGCGGCGGGATCGCCGTGGACGCCGCCCTGCGCACCTCCGACCCGGACATCCACGCGGTCGGTGACGTCGCGGCCGCCCACCACCCGGTGCTCGGGACCCGGCTGCGGGTCGAGCACTGGGCGAACGCGCTGAACGGCGGCCCGGCCGCGGCCCGGGCGATGCTGGGGCACGACGTCGCCTACGACCGGGTGCCGTACTTCTTCTCGGACCAGTACGACGTGGGCCTGGAGTACTCGGGCTACGCCCCGCCCGGCGGCTACGACCAGGTGCTGATCCGCGGCGACGTCGGCAAGCGGGAGTTCATCGCCTTCTGGCTGTCAGAGGGTCGGGTCCTCGCCGGGATGAACGTGAACGTGTGGGACGTCACCGAGCACATCCAGGCCCTGATCAGGGCAAAGGCGCCCGTTGACCGCGAAGCTCTGTCGGATCCGTCGGTTCCGCTTGAGTCGCTGGTCCCGGCCGCGGGGGCCTGA
- a CDS encoding molybdopterin oxidoreductase family protein — protein MHPPGTAAATATHCPYCALQCGMNLRPEPGGGGVAVEERADFPVNRGALCGKGRTAPAVLSSRVRLTEPLVRTHAGRLEPATWEEALDVVAAGLTRTARTHGPDAVGVFGGGGLTNEKAYALGKFARVALRTSQIDYNGRFCMSSAAAAHQKAFGLDRGLPFPLEDVPRTGCVILVGSNLAETMPPALRYLTELKANGGTLVVIDPRRTRTAAQADLHLAPRPGTDLALALGLLHLVVADGRTDEEFIAARTTGWEEARAAAMAHWPELVERITGVPVPALREAVALFCAPDSAMVLTARGPEQQSKGTDTVGAWINLCLATGRAGRPLSGYGCLTGQGNGQGGREHGQKADQLPGYRKLTDPAARAHVAGVWGVDPDSLPGPGRSAYELLDALGSEVKSLLLMGSNPVVSAPRAAHVEDRIRSLDFLAVADVVLSETAALADVVLPVTQWAEETGTTTNLEGRVLLRRRALTPPPGVRSDLEVLHGLAARLGIEKGFPTAPEEVFDELRRASAGGPADYSGITYDRIQAEQGVFWPCPDGSTGTERLFLDGFATEDGRARFVPVAHRAAAEIPDADYPLLLTTGRVVAQYQSGAQTRRVDELNDAAPGPFVELHPRLAARLGAVDGSLLAVTSRRGRAVAPARITDAIRADTVFMPFHWPGEGRANTLTNPALDPTSRMPEFKVCAVRVEPA, from the coding sequence ATGCACCCCCCGGGAACCGCCGCCGCCACCGCCACGCACTGCCCCTACTGCGCCCTGCAGTGCGGGATGAACCTGCGCCCCGAGCCGGGCGGCGGGGGCGTGGCAGTGGAGGAGCGGGCCGACTTCCCGGTGAACCGGGGCGCGCTGTGCGGCAAGGGCCGCACTGCCCCCGCCGTGCTCTCCTCCCGGGTGCGCCTGACCGAGCCGCTCGTCCGCACCCACGCAGGGCGGCTCGAACCCGCTACCTGGGAGGAGGCCCTCGACGTCGTCGCCGCGGGCCTGACCCGCACGGCCCGCACGCACGGCCCGGACGCCGTCGGTGTCTTCGGCGGCGGCGGGCTCACCAACGAGAAGGCGTACGCGCTCGGCAAGTTCGCCCGCGTCGCCCTGCGCACCTCGCAGATCGACTACAACGGCCGCTTCTGCATGTCCTCGGCCGCTGCCGCGCACCAGAAGGCCTTCGGGCTCGACCGGGGCCTGCCCTTCCCGCTGGAGGACGTGCCCCGCACCGGCTGCGTGATCCTCGTCGGCTCGAACCTGGCCGAGACCATGCCGCCCGCCCTGCGCTACCTCACCGAGCTCAAGGCCAACGGCGGCACCCTCGTCGTCATCGACCCCCGCCGCACCCGCACCGCCGCGCAAGCCGACCTGCACCTGGCCCCCCGCCCCGGAACCGACCTCGCCCTCGCCCTCGGCCTCCTGCACCTCGTCGTCGCCGACGGCCGCACCGACGAGGAGTTCATCGCCGCCCGCACCACCGGCTGGGAGGAGGCCCGGGCCGCCGCCATGGCCCACTGGCCCGAGCTGGTGGAACGCATCACCGGCGTCCCGGTCCCGGCGCTGCGCGAGGCGGTCGCCCTCTTCTGCGCCCCGGACTCCGCGATGGTGCTGACCGCCCGCGGCCCCGAGCAGCAGTCCAAGGGCACCGACACCGTCGGCGCCTGGATCAACCTGTGTCTGGCCACCGGTCGCGCCGGACGTCCCCTCTCCGGCTACGGCTGCCTCACCGGCCAGGGCAACGGCCAGGGCGGCCGCGAGCACGGCCAGAAGGCCGACCAGCTCCCCGGCTACCGCAAACTCACCGACCCGGCCGCACGGGCCCACGTCGCCGGGGTCTGGGGCGTCGACCCCGACAGCCTCCCCGGACCCGGCCGCAGCGCCTACGAACTCCTCGACGCCCTCGGCTCCGAGGTGAAGTCCCTCCTGCTGATGGGCTCCAACCCGGTGGTCTCGGCTCCGCGCGCCGCCCACGTGGAGGACCGGATCCGCTCGCTGGACTTCCTCGCCGTGGCCGACGTCGTCCTCTCCGAGACCGCCGCCCTCGCGGACGTCGTCCTCCCCGTCACCCAGTGGGCGGAGGAGACCGGCACCACCACCAACCTGGAAGGCCGCGTCCTGCTGCGCCGCCGCGCCCTCACCCCGCCGCCGGGCGTCCGCAGCGACCTGGAGGTCCTGCACGGGCTCGCCGCCCGCCTCGGCATCGAGAAGGGCTTCCCCACCGCCCCCGAGGAAGTCTTCGACGAACTGCGCCGCGCCTCGGCCGGCGGCCCGGCGGACTACTCGGGCATCACCTACGACCGCATCCAGGCCGAGCAGGGCGTCTTCTGGCCCTGCCCCGACGGCTCGACCGGTACCGAGCGCCTCTTCCTGGACGGCTTCGCCACCGAGGACGGCCGGGCCCGGTTCGTCCCGGTCGCCCACCGCGCCGCCGCCGAGATTCCCGACGCCGACTACCCGCTGCTGCTCACGACCGGCCGCGTGGTCGCCCAGTACCAGTCCGGCGCCCAGACCCGCCGGGTGGACGAGCTCAACGACGCCGCCCCCGGCCCCTTCGTGGAGCTCCACCCCCGCCTCGCGGCCCGGCTCGGCGCGGTCGACGGCAGCCTCCTCGCCGTCACCTCACGCCGCGGCCGCGCGGTGGCCCCGGCCCGCATCACGGACGCCATCCGCGCGGACACGGTCTTCATGCCCTTCCACTGGCCGGGCGAGGGCCGCGCCAACACCCTGACCAACCCGGCCCTCGACCCCACTTCCCGCATGCCCGAGTTCAAGGTCTGCGCGGTCCGCGTCGAACCGGCCTAG
- a CDS encoding deoxyguanosinetriphosphate triphosphohydrolase codes for MEGTAHAPADDLYSPYAPADTERWAAEPDKRPGRTAFQRDRARVLHSAALRRLAGKTQVVTPGSRSYDWDASPRTRLTHSLECAQVGRELGAALGCDPDLVEAACLSHDMGHPPFGHNGEEALNEFAKDCGGFEGNAQSLRLLTRLEPKRFVPDPATGRPVSVGLNLTRACLDAATKYPWARGGHPTDPGSVKFGAYEDDLPVFEWLRRGAPADRKCFEAQVMDWADDVAYSVHDFEDGLHAGHLDPNLLFAEPERAAIWQVAIGRYVPADTSPDELRSALDRLMEQEWWPHGYDGSAVAQARLKDATSQLIGRFCLAAEGATREAYGSGRLTRYGAELVVPREARHECAVLKAVADLYVMQRDEQERIRADQRIVLAELAEALSVRAPEGLDPQFRAIFDGAADDKARKRAVIDQIACLTDASARSLHARLTRRARRAEG; via the coding sequence ATGGAAGGCACCGCGCACGCCCCCGCAGACGACCTCTACTCCCCCTACGCCCCGGCCGACACCGAGCGCTGGGCCGCCGAACCCGACAAACGCCCCGGCCGCACCGCCTTCCAGCGCGACCGCGCGCGCGTGCTGCACTCCGCCGCGCTGCGCCGCCTCGCCGGGAAGACCCAGGTGGTCACGCCCGGCAGCCGCTCCTACGACTGGGACGCCAGCCCGCGGACCCGGCTCACGCACTCCCTGGAGTGCGCCCAGGTCGGACGGGAGCTCGGCGCTGCGCTCGGCTGCGACCCCGACCTCGTCGAGGCCGCCTGCCTCTCGCACGACATGGGGCACCCGCCCTTCGGCCACAACGGCGAGGAGGCGCTCAACGAGTTCGCCAAGGACTGCGGCGGCTTCGAGGGCAACGCCCAGTCGCTTCGTCTGCTGACACGGCTGGAACCCAAGCGGTTCGTGCCCGACCCGGCGACCGGGCGGCCGGTCAGCGTGGGCCTCAACCTCACCCGGGCCTGCCTGGACGCCGCCACCAAGTACCCGTGGGCCCGGGGCGGGCATCCGACGGACCCCGGCTCGGTCAAGTTCGGGGCGTACGAGGACGACCTGCCGGTCTTCGAGTGGCTGCGCCGCGGCGCACCGGCCGACCGCAAGTGCTTCGAGGCCCAGGTGATGGACTGGGCGGACGACGTCGCCTACTCCGTCCACGACTTCGAGGACGGCCTGCACGCCGGACACCTCGATCCGAACCTCCTCTTCGCCGAGCCCGAGCGGGCAGCCATCTGGCAGGTCGCCATCGGCCGGTATGTGCCCGCCGACACCTCCCCCGACGAGTTGCGGTCCGCCCTCGACCGGCTGATGGAGCAGGAGTGGTGGCCGCACGGGTACGACGGGTCCGCCGTCGCCCAGGCCCGCCTGAAGGACGCCACGAGCCAGCTGATCGGCCGTTTCTGCCTGGCTGCCGAAGGGGCCACCCGGGAGGCGTACGGCTCGGGCCGCCTCACCCGGTACGGCGCCGAGCTGGTGGTCCCGCGCGAGGCGCGCCACGAGTGCGCGGTCCTCAAAGCGGTCGCCGACCTGTACGTCATGCAGCGTGACGAGCAGGAGCGGATCCGCGCCGACCAGCGCATCGTCCTGGCCGAACTGGCCGAGGCGCTCAGCGTCCGCGCGCCCGAGGGCCTGGACCCGCAGTTCCGGGCCATCTTCGACGGCGCCGCGGACGACAAGGCCAGGAAGCGGGCGGTCATCGATCAGATCGCGTGCCTCACCGACGCTTCCGCGCGTTCCCTGCACGCACGTCTCACCCGGCGGGCCCGACGCGCCGAAGGGTGA
- a CDS encoding RNA polymerase sigma factor: protein MQTRTLTVNASESSEAEAVDEEPEVLELIEPAPVPVQRSRDGDGGGGGAGPSADLFRQYLREIGRIPLLTAAEEVDLARRVEAGLFAEEKLGSTPDLDSQLAVDLDRLVVMGRMAKRRLIESNLRLVVSVAKRYVGRGLTMLDLVQEGNLGLIRAVEKFDYARGYKFSTYATWWIRQAMSRALADQARTIRVPVHVVELINRVVRVQRRMLQERGYEPTAEEVAVHLELTPERVLEVLRLAQEPVSLHAPVGEEEDVALGDLIEDGDAASPVESAAFFLLREHLEAVLSTLGERERKVVQLRYGLADGRPRTLEEIGRIFGVTRERIRQIESKTLNKLRDHAFADQLRGYLD, encoded by the coding sequence GTGCAGACCCGGACCCTGACCGTGAACGCGAGCGAGTCCTCGGAGGCCGAAGCCGTGGACGAAGAGCCCGAGGTACTGGAGCTGATCGAGCCGGCGCCGGTGCCGGTACAGCGCAGCCGGGACGGCGACGGGGGCGGGGGTGGGGCGGGACCTTCCGCAGACCTCTTCCGGCAGTACCTGCGCGAGATAGGCAGGATCCCGCTGCTCACCGCCGCCGAGGAGGTGGACCTGGCGCGGCGCGTCGAAGCCGGACTGTTCGCCGAGGAGAAGCTCGGCAGCACCCCCGACCTCGACTCCCAACTCGCCGTCGACCTCGACCGGCTCGTCGTCATGGGGCGCATGGCCAAACGCCGCCTCATCGAGTCGAACCTGAGGCTGGTCGTCTCCGTAGCCAAGCGGTACGTGGGCCGCGGGCTCACCATGCTCGACCTGGTCCAGGAGGGGAACCTCGGGCTGATCCGGGCCGTCGAGAAGTTCGACTACGCCCGCGGGTACAAGTTCTCGACCTATGCGACCTGGTGGATCCGGCAGGCGATGTCCCGGGCCCTCGCCGACCAGGCCCGGACCATCCGGGTCCCCGTCCACGTCGTCGAGCTGATCAACCGCGTCGTCCGCGTCCAGCGCCGCATGCTCCAGGAACGCGGCTACGAGCCCACCGCCGAAGAGGTCGCCGTCCACCTGGAGCTGACCCCGGAGCGGGTCCTGGAAGTACTGCGCCTCGCCCAGGAGCCCGTCTCCCTGCACGCACCCGTTGGCGAGGAGGAGGACGTCGCGCTCGGCGATCTCATCGAGGACGGGGACGCCGCCTCCCCCGTGGAGTCGGCCGCCTTCTTCCTGCTGCGCGAACACCTGGAGGCGGTCCTGTCGACCCTCGGCGAACGCGAGCGCAAGGTCGTGCAGTTGCGGTACGGGCTTGCCGACGGACGGCCGCGCACCCTGGAGGAGATCGGCCGGATCTTCGGCGTGACGCGCGAGCGGATCCGCCAGATCGAGTCCAAGACCCTCAACAAGCTGCGCGACCACGCCTTCGCCGACCAGCTCCGCGGCTACCTCGACTGA
- a CDS encoding ABC transporter ATP-binding protein, translated as MLIRLLRTHLGPYRKPIAALVLLQLLQTSASLYLPTLNADIIDNGVVNGDTGYILRFGALMLGVSLVQLVCNVGAVYYGARTAAAVGRDVRASVFDRVQSFSARELGQFGAPSLITRTTNDVQQVQMLVLMTFTLMVSAPIMCVGGIAMALSLDVKLSGVLLAVVPVLGISVGAIVFRTRPLFRRMQERLDTVNRVLREQITGNRVIRAFVRDDYEKDRFREANADLTGVSLAAGKLLALMFPTVIVVVNISSVAVIWFGAMRVDSGGMEIGQLTAFLAYLMQIVMSVMMATFMFMMVPRAEVCAERIQEVLDTESSVVPPADPVRALGRSGLLELRGADFRYPGAEAPVLRGVDLVARPGETTAVIGSTGSGKSTLLGLVPRLFDATGGEVLVDGEDVRRLDPELLAKTVGMVPQKPYLFSGTIASNLRYGRPDASDEELWQALEVAQAKEFVTALEGGLEAPVAQGGTNVSGGQRQRLAIARTLVQRPEIYLFDDSFSALDYATDAALRAALARETEDATVVIVAQRVATIRDADRIIVLDEGQVVGEGRHHELMAGNETYREIVLSQLTEAEAA; from the coding sequence GTGCTCATACGACTTCTGCGGACCCACCTGGGTCCGTACCGGAAACCCATCGCGGCGCTGGTCCTGCTGCAACTGCTGCAGACCAGTGCCAGCCTCTACCTGCCCACCCTGAACGCCGACATCATCGACAACGGTGTCGTCAACGGCGACACCGGCTACATCCTGCGCTTCGGCGCGCTGATGCTCGGCGTCTCGCTCGTCCAGCTCGTCTGCAACGTCGGAGCCGTCTACTACGGTGCCCGCACGGCGGCGGCCGTCGGCCGCGACGTCCGGGCCTCGGTCTTCGACCGGGTGCAGAGCTTCTCCGCACGGGAGCTCGGCCAGTTCGGCGCCCCGTCCCTGATCACCCGTACGACCAATGACGTGCAGCAGGTCCAGATGCTGGTCCTGATGACCTTCACCCTGATGGTCTCGGCGCCGATCATGTGCGTCGGCGGCATCGCCATGGCGCTCTCGCTGGACGTGAAACTGTCGGGCGTCCTGCTGGCCGTGGTGCCCGTGCTCGGGATCTCGGTCGGTGCCATCGTCTTCCGGACGCGGCCGCTGTTCCGCCGGATGCAGGAGCGTCTGGACACCGTGAACCGGGTGCTGCGCGAGCAGATCACCGGCAACCGGGTGATCCGGGCCTTCGTCCGCGACGACTACGAGAAGGACCGCTTCCGCGAGGCCAACGCCGACCTCACCGGCGTCTCCCTGGCCGCGGGCAAGCTGCTGGCCCTGATGTTCCCGACCGTGATCGTGGTCGTGAACATCTCCAGCGTCGCCGTGATCTGGTTCGGTGCGATGCGCGTCGACAGCGGCGGCATGGAGATCGGCCAGCTGACGGCCTTCCTCGCCTATCTGATGCAGATCGTCATGTCCGTGATGATGGCCACCTTCATGTTCATGATGGTGCCGCGCGCCGAGGTCTGCGCCGAGCGCATCCAGGAGGTGCTGGACACCGAGTCCAGCGTCGTCCCACCCGCCGACCCGGTGCGCGCACTCGGCCGCAGCGGGCTCCTGGAGCTGCGCGGCGCCGACTTCCGCTACCCGGGCGCCGAGGCACCGGTCCTGCGCGGCGTGGACCTGGTGGCCCGCCCCGGCGAGACCACGGCGGTGATCGGCTCCACCGGAAGCGGCAAGTCCACCCTGCTCGGCCTGGTTCCGCGGCTGTTCGACGCGACCGGCGGAGAGGTGCTGGTCGACGGCGAGGACGTGCGCCGCCTCGACCCCGAACTCCTGGCGAAGACGGTCGGCATGGTCCCGCAGAAGCCCTACCTGTTCTCCGGCACCATCGCCTCCAACCTGCGCTACGGGCGCCCGGACGCGAGCGACGAGGAGCTGTGGCAGGCCCTGGAAGTGGCCCAGGCCAAGGAGTTCGTCACGGCGCTGGAGGGCGGCCTCGAGGCCCCGGTCGCCCAGGGCGGCACCAACGTCTCCGGCGGCCAGCGCCAGCGCCTGGCCATCGCCCGCACACTCGTACAGCGTCCGGAGATCTACCTCTTCGACGACTCCTTCTCGGCCCTGGACTACGCGACGGACGCGGCGCTGCGCGCGGCGCTCGCCCGCGAGACCGAGGACGCGACCGTGGTCATCGTCGCCCAGCGGGTCGCGACGATCCGCGACGCCGACCGGATCATCGTCCTGGACGAGGGGCAGGTCGTGGGCGAGGGACGCCACCACGAGCTGATGGCCGGCAACGAGACCTACCGGGAGATCGTGCTCTCCCAGCTGACGGAGGCGGAGGCCGCATGA